ttgaaaaggagaaaagaacgcACGGCAAGCTGGGACGGTGAAGCGCCACCAGCTGCCCCCACGTGGACACCTCCGAGGCGAAAGGGAGTTGGACGCACACTTGGGCCGGCTGGCCTTGAGGCCTCCACTTCGGCCGGACTCCCAGGCCTGGGGTCATGACTCTCAGGCCCGGCAGGTGGAAGGCGTTGACTGTCCTGGGCTGGACCTGAGCCCCGGCCCCCGCTGCAACAACCTGCACCCCGGCCCGCGCTCACCCACCGACACACCGGCCACCTGGGCTAGGCTCTGACTCGCGCCTGCGACATGGATAAGTACGGCGACCTGGGCCTGGAGGCCAGCAAATTCATTGAGGACCTGAACATGTACGAGGCCTCCAAGGATGGACTCTTTCGAGTGGACAAGGGGGCAGGCAACAACCCTGAGTTTGAGGAAACGCGCAGGGTGTTTGCCACCAAGATGGCCAAGATCCACCgccagcagcagcaacagcttCTGCAGGAGGAGACCTTGCCCAGGGGGGGCAGAGGTCCGGTCAACGGCGGGGGCCCCCCAGGCCCACAGGTCCGACGGGATGCCGCTGTGGGCCACAAGCTGACCCCGGATGGTGCTACCAAGCCCCCTCTCGCTGCCTCGACAGCGGGTCCTGGGACGGCCACTGCCGTCGCCTCTGGGCAGCCCTTGTATCCACCCCAGGACCAGAGGACCAGGCCGTATGTCCGCAGCGGAAGCCACGGCAGCCAGGACTGTGGCTCCAGGGAGAGCCTGGCACGCTGGGAGATGTCTGCTTTCCGCCAGCCCGGCCCCTGCGAGGATCCTTCCTGCCTCACCCACGGAGACTATTATGACAACCTCTCTTTGGCGAGCCCAAAGTGGGCTGATGAACCGGGAGTGTCCCCCAGCATCAGGGTGGGCGTAGGGAGTGGGTGGCCTGGCACCCCAGGGACTACTGAAGCACCACTGTCCAAACCCTCCGGGGACCATCCCCTGTACCAGCCTCAGCTGGCCCCAAGCTCCAGCCAGTCGTCAGAGACCGGCCAGGATGGCGGTGTTGGTGGCCGCGGCTGTGAGAAGCCAGCCGGGCTTTGGACTACCGCCTCTTCCCAGCGGGTGAGCCCCGGCCTTTCTTCCCCCGGCCCGGAGAACGGGGCCCTCAGGGGGCCCACTCAGCCCAGGACCCCTTCTTTCTTGGCACCCTTGGCCCAGAGCTGCCCCAGCCAAGGAGCTCTTCCCAGAACAAACTTGGGCGTGGGGAGCGAGGTATCGGGCACCACGCCCAAACCCACTGTGGACCCTCAAGCCTGGTTCCAAGATGGACCCAAGTCTTACCTTTCTAGTTCCGCCCCATCATCCTCACCAGCCAGCGCGGACGGTTTGCCGTCGGGTGCGGCCCCTGGACTGGGTCCCAAGCCTGTCTGCACGGACCCTGGCGTTGGTCCCAAGCTCAGCCCCACCAGCCTTGTCCATCCGGTGATGTCCACCCCGCCTGAGTTATCTTGTAAAGAAGGCCCCTCCGGCTGGTCATCTGATGGCAGCCTGGGGCCCGGGCTCCGGGAGAGCCCCAGTCCCCCCAGGGTGAAGTTGCCCTGCCAGACCCTCATCCCGGGCCCCGAGCTTGGGCCCTCAGCCGCCGAACTGAAGTTAGAAGCCCTCACTCAGCGTCTGGAGCGTGAGATGGATGGTCACCCGAAGGCCGATTACTTTGGTGAGTGAGAGATCGGTGGCGTTGCCCACCGTGGGTGATAAGGTCCCTGCGTTTGGGGGAGGGGCTCCCCGTCGGGGATGCCGTCGCTCTCCTTGAGTGGCACgctttttttggggggcgggggtgtggctTCCTCTCTCAGCTGCATCTCCTGATTCAGAAACTTGAAAGCATCTCTGAACAGAAAGCGGATCTTGCAGCTGAGGCATTACGCACATGCAAAAGGCGAAGCGGGGTGGGGTTGCCCACGACCGCTCTCAAAAAAGGGAAATGCCGGGATGTCAGATTTCAGGGGTTCTGGGTGCGCCCTCAGAGCCTCTTGGCAGTGACTGGCTCATGCAGGACTTGAATGGACAAGCGTCTGGGGGCAGGTGCTTCTGGGCCAGGCTGGTCTGGCTATTTGAAGACCAGTGGTTGGGCAGGGGCTCTCTctggccgtgtgtgtgtgtgtgtgtgcacacgcgcacaGTTGTACTACTAACACAGAAGACTGTTCTCgagctgtggttctcaaagtgtagtcccCGGACCAGCCGGACCCCTTCACTTGGGGactggttagaaatgcaaacatacagggccccaccccacacctgctGAAACTTGGAAGGGGGACGGGGCATGGGGGAGAAGGGGCCGGACACCTGTGCGCTAGGTGTCTCCTAACTCAGCCCCCACCCGAGGTTCCAGCCCCGCAGCCAGGTGACATCCACAACCACGGCGCCCAGTGGGGTGGAAGACGCTCCTTACTGGTTTTACTCAcagtttctggttttgttttattctctttttggaATCTCAAACTCTCGGAGACTGCGGgcttcagctttttctttttctctgtgcaGGGTTTGGAGGCAGCCGTCTTGCCCTGGGGGGTAACGACGTCGTGGTCTCATGGGAGAACTAACTAGAAAGCCTGTTTTTAGCAGAGTCTGAgggttgtttttgtcttttttttttttttcttccgttTTTGAGCTCTGAATAATTGGGGTCTTGATTTCCCCATCTGAGGGCTGAGAGCCTTGGGAAGCTGAGTCCCGTGAGGGTGGCCGCTGTGCCCcatggaggagggcagggcaCTGGGAAAGGCCTACCTGTTTTTAGCCTGCCCTGTTCTCTGTGAATGACCGGCTCTGGCCTAAGGTGCCTGGAGGGACGGGGCCGCAGGGGCCCATGGGTGCACTGTGCTCCTTATCCTCCTGAAGGCTCATGGGACCAGCTCTCATGACACAGTGGGCACTCGGAAACTGGGGTGACTTCTTTGGTTTATGTTTCAGAGCGCATGGCACTGTCTTACTGCTCTCTTCCTTTGCAGATTCCCCCCTTGGGGAATAATACTTAGCTGGAAACActggtttttaaatgtaaacttatgcttaattgtaaaaaaattgtttttaatctttatttttgagagagggagagagacagagcgggagagagagaggcagacacagaatctgaagcaggctccaggctctgagctgtcagcacagagcccgacgtggggctcgaactcaccaacgcaagatcatgacctgagctaaagtcagatgctcaaccgactgagccatccaggcacctcacttaggtctaatttttattttcaaggtcgTTAGACAACAAAACAGCAGTTTTATTTTGTCAGGGAGGCAGGCTTACACACCGGATCGGGACCAAGGTATTCGCTAACACCAGTCATTCAACATGCATTTACTGATCACCTGCCTCGGGATGTGCTGTGTTCGAGGCCTTGGCCTACATAATGAACAGGACAGACGGTGCAGTGGAAGGAGACAGGAGATGGACCAAATAAATAATCAAGCCCTGGGGAGAGacaggggtggaggaggagacGGAACCCCGGGGCGGGTGTTGGCAGGGCAGTTTCCGGTTTTAACTCAGGGGGTCAAGGAACGCCCCATCAGGAAGGTGGCATTTGAGGAAAGGCCTGAAGGAGCAGCATTTGTCCCAGGAAAGGGCATTCTCGGTGGGCAGATGACAggggcaaaggccctggggctaGTCTGTGCTGCGCCCTGTGCTGGACGCTTACCttctactattttatttactaGTTGAAAGCACCCTGGGAAGCAGGTTCTGTCATTACGCCTGTCTTACCAACTAGGACGGTAAAGCCCAGGGAAGTTAGATTACTTAACCGAGGCCTCCCAGGTGACGCCGGGTGGGGCTGGCAGTTGAGCCCTGCAGTTCAACCGTGATGCCCATGCCTCTAACCAGCGTTGCCAAGCTGCCTCCCAAGCACAGATGCGGAAAACTGTTTTATGTTGGTACTTATTTACTCGTCtgcccttgtttttgttttttttgtttttgtttttttttaatttttttttttaatgtttatttatttttgagacagagagagacagagcatgaacgggggaggggcagagagagagggagacacagaatcggaaggaggctccaggctccgagccatcagcccagagcccgacgcggggctcgaactcacggactgtgagatcgtgacctgagctgaagtcagatgctcaaccgactgagccacccagacgacccctgttttgtttttttttttaaattgcggCAAATGTCAccgtaaaattaaccattttaaagtacacGGTTCAGCGG
The Panthera uncia isolate 11264 chromosome A2, Puncia_PCG_1.0, whole genome shotgun sequence genome window above contains:
- the LIMD1 gene encoding LIM domain-containing protein 1: MDKYGDLGLEASKFIEDLNMYEASKDGLFRVDKGAGNNPEFEETRRVFATKMAKIHRQQQQQLLQEETLPRGGRGPVNGGGPPGPQVRRDAAVGHKLTPDGATKPPLAASTAGPGTATAVASGQPLYPPQDQRTRPYVRSGSHGSQDCGSRESLARWEMSAFRQPGPCEDPSCLTHGDYYDNLSLASPKWADEPGVSPSIRVGVGSGWPGTPGTTEAPLSKPSGDHPLYQPQLAPSSSQSSETGQDGGVGGRGCEKPAGLWTTASSQRVSPGLSSPGPENGALRGPTQPRTPSFLAPLAQSCPSQGALPRTNLGVGSEVSGTTPKPTVDPQAWFQDGPKSYLSSSAPSSSPASADGLPSGAAPGLGPKPVCTDPGVGPKLSPTSLVHPVMSTPPELSCKEGPSGWSSDGSLGPGLRESPSPPRVKLPCQTLIPGPELGPSAAELKLEALTQRLEREMDGHPKADYFGACVKCSKGVFGAGQACQAMGNLYHDACFTCAACSRKLRGKAFYFVNGKVFCEEDFLYSGFQQSADRCFLCGHLIMDMILQALGKSYHPGCFRCVICNECLDGVPFTVDSENKIYCVRDYHKVLAPKCAACGLPILPPEGSDETIRVVSMDRDFHVECYHCEDCGLELNDEDGHRCYPLEDHLFCHSCHVKRLEKSPSPAALHQHRF